A region from the Dermacentor andersoni chromosome 11, qqDerAnde1_hic_scaffold, whole genome shotgun sequence genome encodes:
- the LOC140214127 gene encoding uncharacterized protein: MGMLAAHFRRTFRWLVVRTKQGRTAGPTYGYPSRRGHTRRCWFDQLVDEEPGRVLLPKRQAWGGSTVAYYSSEASKAIAAALGSNNAETDRRTKFGFRADEVSTMLGTVLNKFNRLLE; the protein is encoded by the exons ATGGGAATGCTGGCTGCTCATTTTCGTAGGACTTTCCGATGGCTCGTGGTTCGAACGAAGCAGGGACGGACAGCCGGGCCAACCTACGGTTACCCCAGCAGAAGAG GACATACACGGCGCTGCTGGTTCGATCAACTGGTGGACGAAGAGCCCGGCCGTGTTCTGCTTCCCAAGAGACAAG CATGGGGAGGCAGCACGGTGGCCTACTATTCGagtgaggcaagcaag GCCATCGCCGCGGCTCTTGGTTCAAACAACGCGGAGACGGACAGACGGACCAAGTTCGGCTTCCGAGCAGACGAGGTGAGCACAATGCTTGGAACTGTTTTGAACAAGTTCAATCGACTTTTGGAGTAG